TACTGGATAAAAATCCTTTGCTGGATATAAACAATACAAAAAGCATCAATGGGGTGTTGTTGAACGGAGTGTATTATAATAGGGAAAAACTAAGAGAATTAAAACAGTTCACAGCATCAGCCGCTGGTAGCTTTCATATGAATGTAAAAACTTTGGTAAGCTTACTGAACAGTCCTTTAATACGCGTGCAGTTTGCAGACTAAAAGAATTAGTTCCGGTTTTTAAAGTAGAACTCTTTTTTTCTCTAATCCATTTAGTTTTATCAAAAATTAAATAAACACTCAAAAAATGGAAAAAATGGAAACTAAAAAGAGTAAGAAAGGTCTAAAACTTGGAATAGGGATCATACTTGGAACTGTAGTAGGGTATTTCACCTCAAATATGCAGTTGTGGTTTGTTTTGGGCATTGCCATAGGTGCAGCTTTGGAATATGGTACGCAAAAAAAATTATAATTCAATCTACTTGGTATTGAAAATCCTTGGTACTAAACGTAAGAATGTATGGATGTCCTATGGTAAACATTAATGATCAAGTTAAAAAATTACAATCCTATTATTCACCACGAATAATTGCGGAAGTAAATAATGAATATGTAAAAATTGCCAAAGTTAAAGGCGATAATGTTCCATGGCATACTCATGAAAATGAAGATGAGTTGTTCCTCATTCTAGAAGGTTCATTAGAAATGGAAATCGAGCAACAACAGTCTTTTACCATGCGACAGGGAGATCTTTTTGTAGTTCCCAAAGGTGTAAAACATAAAGTGTCTTCAGATAAAGAATGTACCATATTATTAATCGAAAGTAAAACAACGTTGCACACCGGAGATGTCATAACTGAGATTACAAAATCAATCAAAAATCAAAAAAAATGAGAAACAATAGCTTGAAATTATTGATATCTATAGTAGTGATATTTCTAAATTCCTGCAACATTAAAAAACAGGATTTAAGAGATAGTAATGTATTGACAAAGGACAACACGTATCTCGGTCAACAACCACCAGGCATAGAACCTGCACTATTTGCACCAGAGATCATCAAAACAGAATAAAGAGAAGCAGGAGCAGCTTTTTCGCCTGATTTAAAAGCGTTTTATTTTCGAAGAAGAGGTGGTGAGTATGCAAACAATGCTTTATTTGTTGTTGAGCTCAAAAAGGATAAGTGGGTTGAATCCGTTATAGCAACAAAATCAGGCGAGCCATTTATTGCACCGGATGGCAAAACGATGCATTTGGGGAGAAACTATAGAACAAAAGACTCCTCAGGCTGGTCGGATGTAAAACCACTTGGAGCCCCTTTTGATAAATTTCCGATTATGAGACTTACTGCTGCGTCAAATGGCACCTATTATTTTAATGAAGCAAGCGAAGATGGTCCGTTACGTTATTCGCGTTTTGTTGATGGGAAATATGAGGAACCAAAAACATTAAACGTAAATGTTGGTATATGGAATGCGCACCCATTTATTGCACCAGATGAGTCTTATATTATATGGGACGATCAGAGAGAAAGTGGATATGGGGATTCAGACGGGTACATCTCTTTTCGGCAACAAGATAATTCCTGGGACCTGCAATTAATTTAGGTGACAAAATGAATACAGAGTTTGAGGATGCGTATGGAAGTATATCACCAGACGGTAAGTACTTTTTCTTTCATAGCTCCTATGGACGGGACAAAGCGGATATATTTTGGGTGGATGCAAAAATCATCTTTGACCTCAAAACGAAAGAGTGATAAGGAAATGTTTGTTTCAATTTCAAAACACGAACGTTTACCCACCATACATTAATCAATTTTGCAGTAAATAATAGTAAACATCAATTTAAACAATCAAAAAACGAACAGTTAAACACTTACAAAAATGAAAAAACTACTAATCATTGGCTTAACATTTTGTACACTCAATGTTTTTGCACAGAGTAAAACGGAATCAATAAAAGGTAATGATACAAATTACAAATACAGAGTTAGCTTTCCGGCAATTATCTTAGCTAACATTGGTGATGGAGGCAAAAGAACCAATACGGAGCATATTGAGTTACATCTAAAGCGTGAATTGGATTCTAAAAACATCATTGGGGTTAAACTCGCCACTTGGAGATTATTCCAGCCAATGGGTATTCAATGGTGGGATGGACTTTTAGACAAAATAGATTCTGAAAGCGAATTCTATCCAGGTTATGTTAGAGAAACAGGTGTAGGAATTTCCTATCAGCGCATGCTTTGGAAAGGCTTATTCGCATCAGTAGAAGTATTACCACAATACAAAACTTATTTAGACTTAAACAATGAAAAAATAGCCAACGGTTTTAAGCTGTACACCTCATATCACGTTGGTTATCATATTGCTTTTGGAAAAAAGAAACGAATTTTTATCGAACCCCAAATTCATGCTCAAAACTGGATGTTCGACACTAACACACCAGATGGATTTAAGCAATTAGACAATAAATGGAAATCCTATTTCCTGTTTGAACCCAACCTTTACGTGGGAATAAAGTTTTAAGTAAAATCCGTAACTATTAAAGTTCTGAATTATAAATCAAGTCGATATGTTAAGACACCTATCGTAATTTTTAATCATCAAAATCAATCAATAATCAAAAGACGAACAATTATGAAATCAATTAAAATCAAAAAACAAATGGTATTAAAAATGGCTTGTGTAGCCTTTGCATTAGTATCAAGTACAACATATGCGCAAAACACAAGTTCGGAAACAACAACACAGCGAGATGGTTTTATCTTCGAATTCGTAGTAGGTGGAGGCATAATCGGTATAGAAGATAGTGCTGGTATGCAAACTTTCGACAAAGCACAAGGAACCTTCGTTTTTCCAGATTTAAAGTTTGGTTATATGTTAAACGAAAAACTCGCCATTACAGCCGCTATGCCAGGAAACATATACGCATTTCAAGATAATGACAGGAATTTTGGAGGTTTTATTCCATCGGTTCAGTATTGGGTAAAAGACCGTTGGTGGATTCATGGAGGAATTGGTTTAGCAATAGATTCGCCAGCACTATACGATATAAAAGACAATGTAAATGACGATTGGAACTTTGGTTGCGCTGTTATGGCAAGTACAGGTTACGAGATTTACAAAAAGAAAAATTTCGCGCTTAATGTGCAGTCTAAATTAGTTTTGGGTCGCGCGTCTTTAGAAGGTGATATGCATAAAGATGCATTACTCTTTAATGTAGGATTAGGCTTTAGCTGGTTATAAGCTTTAATGTGAATAATAAACAAAGCGAAAGATTATGAAATCAAATAAAATGAAAATAGCATATTTTATATCGACATTAATATTGCTACTTTTAGTAAATGCATGTAAAACTAAAACCCAAGATTCAAAAGAAGGAGATTTACAAACTATTGAAAAACCTTACTTAGGTCAAACACCACCAGGTTTCATTCCAATTCCTTTTGCCCCTGGACTTGTTTCTACAGATTTGTATGAAGTCAATAGTGCATTTACCCCAGATATGAAAGCATTTTATTTTATTAGAAGAGGAGAGGAAAATAAAACATCAGCTTTTTATGAATACAAATACAATGACACTAATGGCGAATGGGATAAATCGGAAATAGCATCTCCATGGATAGGACGACCTGTAATATCTCCAGACGGTAAAACCATGCATTTAGGTGACCGTTATCTAGAAAAAACGGAATCTGGATGGTCTGAATTACAAAAACTGGAGCCTCCTACTGTAAGTAATGATTCTATGTATATTATGCGCCTTTCATCGTCTTCAAACGGGACGTACTATTTTGACACCTATAAAGAGAATGATTCAACTTTTCCAATTCGCTATTCACGTTTAATCAATGGAAAGTATGAGGAACCTATAGCCTTGCCTAAAGCAATAAACACAGGAACTTTTTTAAGTCATCCTTTCATAGCCCCAGATGAAACGTATTTATTATTTGATGCTAAAAGAGAAGAAGGTTTTGGGGATTCTGATATTTATATCAGTTTTAAACAAAAAGATGGTACTTGGGGTAATGCCATTAATTTGGGTGATAAAATAAATACGAACGCTTGGGAAGCTTCAGCAAGTATAACACCAGACGGTAAATATCTTTTCTTTAGCAGAAATGTAGGGTCTGATGATTTTGAAAATGTGGACATTTTTTGGGTGGATGCAAAAGTTATCTATGCTCTTAAAAAGGAATAATGAAAAGCAAAGGTTTGTTCCAATTTCATAACACGAACTTTTGTACCCCACATTTTAACCAACTTTGCTGTTAACAAAAACAATTATGAAAGCAATAGAATGTCTAAAATATGGTGGTGTAGAAAACCTGATGCTTAGTAATGTTGAAAAACCAACACCAAAAGATAATGAAGTACTTATAAAGATATGTGCTACTTCAGTAACTACAAGTGATGTTCTTATTCGGAGAATGAATGAACCGATGATTCCCAGATTTATACTTCAACTCATATTTGGTTTTGGACGACCAAGAAACCCTGTATTGGGAATGGTAACAGCTGGGATTGTTGAGGGTAAAGGTAAAGATGTGACATTATTTGAAATTGGAGATGAGGTTTTTGCTTATGGTTCCATATCACCTACCAAACGTCGTTTTGGTTCTTATGCAGAATATATTAGTTTACCGGAAGATTGGAATCTGTCTCTAAAACCAGTAAATCTTAGTTTTGAGGAAGCTGCAGCAATACCTTATGGTGGTTTGCTTGCGTCTCATTTATTAAAAAAGACAAATATCAATAAAGGAGATAAAATCTTAATTTATGGCGCTTCTGGAAGTATAGGCACAATGGCCATTCAATTGGCAAAGCATATGGGAGCTCATGTTACGAGTGTATGCAGTCGTAGAAACTCTGAATTAGCAACCTCTTTAGGTAGTGATAAGATGATTGACTACACCTTAGAAAATGCTGAAAAACAATTGGAAACTTATAAATATGTAATTGATGCTGTAGGCAATTCGAAATCATCAAAATTAAAAGATGAGAGCAAAAAAGCAGTGACTTCGAATGGAAAATATATATCCATCGATCATGGAACTCCATTAACGCCAAAAGAAGCCTTTTTCAACTTAAAATCTTTAGCAGAACAAGGTAAGATTACCCCTGTTATTGATAGCATATATCCCTTAGAAAAAATGGCCGAAGCTCATACATATGTGGAGATGGGGCATAAAAGAGGAAATGTAGTTATCACTATTTAGCTCGGCTTTAGATAGCTCATTTCTTAACTTGATTAGTTAAAAAAAGGTACTATTGTCAATCCATAAATCATCAATCAAAAAACGAACAGCACATGTTTTTTAAATCACAACTACTACTTAATAAGACTTTTGTATACCATTAGAGAAAACAGAATGAAAGAAGCTAAAGAAATTTGTCCAAGAAGTAGAGAAGAGTGGAGAGACTGGCTTGAATTGAATCATAAAGAAAAGGATGCCATTTGGTTGGTTTTTTATAAAAAAAGGCACTCCTAATTTCAACCTAAGTTGGAGTGAATCTGTTGACGAATCACTTTGTTTTGGTTGGATTGATAGTACAAAAAAGACAATTGATAACGAACGATTCAAGCAGTATTTCAGTAAAAGAAAGCCGAAAAGTAATTGGTCAAAAGTAAATAAGCATAAAGTAAAAATGTTAATTGACCAGAGTCTTATGAAAGAGGCTGGCTATAAAAGCATTGAAATCGCAAAAGAAAATGGTTCTTGGACAATTCTAGATACTGTTGAAAGACTAGAAATACCCGAAGACCTAGAACAAGAACTTAGAAGACAGAAAGGAGCAATGAAATACTTTGAAAGTCTAAATAAGTCTTCTAAAAAGGGACTTCTATACTGGGTTGCTTCAGCTAAGAGAGATGAGACAAGAAATAAACGAATTTCGGAAATCGTTGAAAACGCTAGTTTACAGATGAAACCAAAACAGTTTAGATATAACGGCATACAACAAGGTTTAGAAATCATAGCCACCTATCGGCTAGCTAAGCTTCATATACTAACCGACATAATCGGTTGTTTAAACATATACAAATGAAAATTGTAAAACGAATCTTTAAAATCGTCTTCGCTCTCATTAGCTTGCTTGTGCTAATAGGAATCATTACACTTTGGATTGATTCATCAGGAACAAATTATCTTAAGATTACTAAGAATGAATCAGTATCTAATAATACTTATCTCATTAAGAACGTTAATGTGAT
The genomic region above belongs to Maribacter hydrothermalis and contains:
- a CDS encoding cupin domain-containing protein — translated: MYGCPMVNINDQVKKLQSYYSPRIIAEVNNEYVKIAKVKGDNVPWHTHENEDELFLILEGSLEMEIEQQQSFTMRQGDLFVVPKGVKHKVSSDKECTILLIESKTTLHTGDVITEITKSIKNQKK
- a CDS encoding NAD(P)-dependent alcohol dehydrogenase, which codes for MKAIECLKYGGVENLMLSNVEKPTPKDNEVLIKICATSVTTSDVLIRRMNEPMIPRFILQLIFGFGRPRNPVLGMVTAGIVEGKGKDVTLFEIGDEVFAYGSISPTKRRFGSYAEYISLPEDWNLSLKPVNLSFEEAAAIPYGGLLASHLLKKTNINKGDKILIYGASGSIGTMAIQLAKHMGAHVTSVCSRRNSELATSLGSDKMIDYTLENAEKQLETYKYVIDAVGNSKSSKLKDESKKAVTSNGKYISIDHGTPLTPKEAFFNLKSLAEQGKITPVIDSIYPLEKMAEAHTYVEMGHKRGNVVITI
- a CDS encoding TolB-like translocation protein, coding for MKSNKMKIAYFISTLILLLLVNACKTKTQDSKEGDLQTIEKPYLGQTPPGFIPIPFAPGLVSTDLYEVNSAFTPDMKAFYFIRRGEENKTSAFYEYKYNDTNGEWDKSEIASPWIGRPVISPDGKTMHLGDRYLEKTESGWSELQKLEPPTVSNDSMYIMRLSSSSNGTYYFDTYKENDSTFPIRYSRLINGKYEEPIALPKAINTGTFLSHPFIAPDETYLLFDAKREEGFGDSDIYISFKQKDGTWGNAINLGDKINTNAWEASASITPDGKYLFFSRNVGSDDFENVDIFWVDAKVIYALKKE
- a CDS encoding YdeI/OmpD-associated family protein, with the protein product MPFGWFFIKKGTPNFNLSWSESVDESLCFGWIDSTKKTIDNERFKQYFSKRKPKSNWSKVNKHKVKMLIDQSLMKEAGYKSIEIAKENGSWTILDTVERLEIPEDLEQELRRQKGAMKYFESLNKSSKKGLLYWVASAKRDETRNKRISEIVENASLQMKPKQFRYNGIQQGLEIIATYRLAKLHILTDIIGCLNIYK